AATATCATTATCACCAACTGTAATcgcatttatatattttatatttaacaataataataatacttattcATTACTGTTTTACGGTTTAGACAGTGGTAGCGTCTTGAGAAGACCGGTTTTTTTCGACAATCGATCGCGTTCGAAGATTTTGTATTTGACTGTCGCCCATACTGTTTTTCCACCGGATTGAGGATAATTTAAAACGTCCTGAAagtaaattgtttcaattaaatcATTATAGAACAGTTATTGTTCTGCATTTACATCAAGCTAACGCTTGAAACATTCAAGATAAATTCAAAATTTACTTTTCGTACAATTTGATCTCAGTTTTATTTAAGTCTATGATTTGCCGAGGAATTTAATTATCTGCGAAGCGTGATATCGTACGATGTTATCTACCGCTAAAAACTCAGCTAATTAAACCATACAAGTTTTTATAAAATCGTGTTATTAATACAGTTTTTTCATTtccataatataaaataaactttTATAACAAACAGGCTGGTATTGAATTAAATAAAGAGAACTGAATCTATAATATTATCCAAATCGACTGAtattaataagtaaataaatcatttaaatgACTTACTTGAGTTACAGGGAATTACCTCGGACCGCTGACATTCCACCAACTGTTGTGTGTGGCGATCCTCAAGATTTCTTTGAATCATTGGGCAACAGCATTTACAAATTATAAGTTGGAAATATATTCGAAACCTGTAAAATACATTCCACTTTTATTTAGTAATTACGCTAATTCAAATGTTCTgagaaatatttattgtatttgtaataataatttatttacataatacttaaataatttaataattaatttaataatttaatcatttatttactaTGTTGGAAAAGTAAAACTAATTGCATACCGCTGTATGTGTACACTCACAGGTAGACAACAAATAAATATGtcatatttttgtttaaaataaaCCTAGGTGAAAGcatcaaatatttttttaaataaatacggTAAGTGCAGATATTTAAAATCTAACCAGAAAATCATTCAGTGGAATAATATATTCACATATAATGTGTCCAATTTACCTATTCAAATGTAAATTAGCTATTATATTCGATGATCAAGCAATTTTCTGTGAACTGAATATATAACGAACGCGTGCGTAAACAGCAATTATGACCATTAATGTCCTTTAAAAGGAAATTGTGATAATCTGGAGGTTCCAATGTTTTCAACCCCCCACCCTTCTAGTTTGTAAAATACCACAGTGAAGTatcaaacattttttaattttgcaatgTGAGAACATTTATTAAATGTTACTTCCTAAATTATAATTTGAAATCTGACAAATGCAAAAATTTTTTCAATTCCTCTGCCTTTTTTATATACTggaaataaatttaacaatCTAATTGTACAGTTTCATACAACGTTGAATACAATAACATTTTaatgttattaatttatttatatatgcaTACGTAACAGGTAATATTAAGTTTATATATTTACTCAATGGATAAATATATCTGATtgtgaaatattttatattaaaataaggTATAACAAATAATGGACGTTAAATAAGAATAAAGGCAAACTAGCAAAACTAACAAGATCCATAATAGACAAACTCACCTAATATTCAACCAGTAGTATATAATAGGGTTTACCATGGCATTTGACATAGCAAGCCAGTAGAATCCTAAATAAATATGCTGAACATAGCTGCTTTTTGTAAGATGTCTGTGAtggtaaataaaaatgaaaaatcctTGATAAGGCAACCAACAAATTGCAAATATTGCAACCACTGTGATAAACATCTTTACAACCTGTAAACAGTGCGTACATATTACTtatttttttttgaaaatattaacaCTGTTAGTGTTGTTTCTGTTTGAGATTAACCAGGAATGATGACCAGCTCAAATTGGAATCCTAGTCAACAAgctttattcaaatttttcagGTATACTATTCTTATACTGTATTATTTATTTGTGTCATCTATGTAAACATTTTAGGAGAAATTGCATACAAGGTGTTCTGTGATACAAACAGAATATTATATCTTTGCGTCcagaaatttatttcaaataaaaaatataatacaatcagCATCTAGTCTGCTTAAAGTTTGCTTAATTATTTAAATGTGTGTAAAATTATATTTGATAGTGTCCTATACTACTGACATTGTACTCGCAAGTACAAATCCTTTCATTGATGGTTTGCATTGAATacaatcaaaatcatttttaactCCAGACGGATCTACATTTGACGGATCTACAGTTGACTTGACCTATATCTCATACAATATAATCTTATAGAGTGACCTTTTTAATCATTCTCATGACATTTGTTGGGTTCGTCACGGAACAcccaatattattaaaattcacAAAGTACATAGTACTATAAAAGCTGTGATGTAAGCATTTATCACAAACTGGCTTGAAAGCTTTAGTCATCTAACAAGTAAGATCCTTTTAAATCTTTTTACCTTGCGTTTAGACTTGATCGAGTTCTTCTGATACTGCGTGAGTTCTCCTATGGATTCTGTGATCCACAGTTTGCGGCCCATTAGTGCGTAGCATACCGCCATTAATGACATCGGAATCAAGTATGTTAAACTCAGGAATACTATATCATACCTGGAACAGAAAGCATTATGTCATGAAGGTAGAAAGAAGCGAAGTAGTCTGTAACCATAAATTATGCTTTCCCGACAAGAGTGTCTAGAGTGATGGATGCCGAAGTACAGTTGTATtacttatatacagggtgtgccaAGTAAATTGTTACAAATTGCATTCTTAAAATATGGTGTACGTATcaatttcttttccttttttatattaaatagtaCAAGAGTCTAATCTTTTGATGTGTAACTCTATTATAAAATAGTGTTTTAACTACAGCTCTCGAACTATGCACAATAAAAAAGATTTTACTACAGTTGTCTCGAAAAAATTTCTAGATACTTAAAGATTAATTTTTCAGTACCACAAAGCATGATCTGTTTTCCAGTAACACTACAGCTACCGATTCCTAAACGATTGGATTTATTCAAACTTTGTATGATTTCTATTATACCATAGGCTTCAATAAAGCCGATTAACAAAAAGTGTTTCATAGGAACGTTTCTGTAATTTTTATAACTGTGAAAGAAAAATtaagaaaccagtcatttttacGGATTTGGTAGTTCCATTGTTAAAAAGTGAAGTCGATATCTTTATTATAATTTGAGAAAACAGTTTGCAATTCTTTATTTGATACCCCTTTTATAGTAAATAGAGAACGTAGGATAAAATGAGTTTATGACCTAGATTATTTCTTAACAAACTAtttttaaatatgaaacaaGTACTGCCAATCCTGCTACTGCAAAAGGTATTGAAATTTTCGTTCTTTACGCGCGAGACACTTACATAAACTCTTAAATATAAAACCATTTTTATACAATTGGAATACAATTACACATTGATAAATTGTTTTATCGTTTTCTTCCTATGAACAGTTTCAACAAAACAGTTTCTACTTATACCACAATCTCGTGTCTCGTACACATTTACCGACATTGCATATACAGCAGTATAGACAGTTTACAGCAAAGTTTGCATACAGTAATCGCCCGATTCAGTTCTTTCCAGCATGGTCGTTTCGCACGTAGGTCGTTTCTGATAGCAGCACAGTAGACAATTGTCTGTAAGCTTGTACGTGTTTAGAAGAAAAGCCTTTAaattcgaagccattttaactctaaattcaAAACAGCTcttctgacttacagtatttccattttatatgtatgatttattgcattttatgcatatgaaattgagtcacGCGACTTGTActacaattttaattttaacagtttCCTGAAATTTAAACAAATTAGGTGAtacttaaaatgttaaaatacgATACATCTAAgttcctttttttaaattttatttttctgtaaacTATTAAGATAGTTTTATATGCACGTACGTATGCATACTGCAATTTATTATTGAAAACGCGGATAAATTGGAATTTTTAATAtctcaattttaataaatattggtACGTGCAAAATGTATTGTGTATCCTGTATTCAAGTGTTTGTTAAACGCCTATGTATTTTCAAGTTGCTATTATTAAGttgctataatatataatgcgtATTCAATCCGGAGGGAGTTTATGTATTCCCTTTCTCATACTGAATCTACTATCTCGGGATCACACATGCAATTAGAACTATCAAAGTCATTCAAGTAGGTGAAACATTCAGCAGCAGTCGTGCCTGACGCAACACCTGTAATAGTCTCTATAAAAAGAGACATTGAACTGTCAATAGCGGCGCTCGGATGTACTTTGATCCAGACTATAAATAGTCATTTGATTTCTGAATTCTTTTACGATTAAATTAAGTGGCTAGTTGTTgcacgaacaacaagattaATGAGTAGacagcagattttatgcatttatgttaAAAATCAATAGATCAAAACTGTGATACAATTAAATGAATTCCAAGTTATTGTGAACTTATTAAGATTTTTAAAGAAAGAATTGAACTATTTTTCGTCCTGTTTCTTACGAAGTGCTTTTGGAAGCAGATTGGTCAAACAGTTAGAAGTATAAGTAATTAGATATTGCTTACAGGTGAATTCCCGTGTGAGAAGTATATTGTTAGCATGAATATGATTATAATCATTTCATTTGACATTTTATCattaatacaattatttattacatatttaaaTTGTGATAATTCGATTGTGTAGTTCACAACGTGttaaacaactgatttaacgaAATGTATCGACGAACGACAAACATCATTAACAGTGTTAATCATACAATTAAATTTATTGAATGTGGTACGCaaagtacaaaaatatataattttaagtaataataatactgcAGTTTTCAAATGTAGAAAatgtttgttaaaataaaataaaccacGCAATCTAAGCTCATTAGAACACAGCTTTTAGTTTTCAAACCTTCGCGATTTTAATATTGCGAATTTTGTACAGACACTGATCTAATTACAAGGCTCTCCAATAAATGGCAAAATATTTTTATGTGACCACAACTGGATCGTACACCTCAGTGATCAAGTTAATGAGATGTTTCCCGTTCCAATTCATATCGAAAGACAGGTCGCATCCGTGTGCTAATAATCCGCAAGACAATTCAGAACATTCAAAAAGTTCTTGAATTACCATATATGTACATACCGCTCTTAGAGCGATTATTTTTGAAGATACGAATAAACTTTATTGACAGAAATATTTAAGTACATAAAGGTAAATATATATGGCGGTAAATATAAATCAAAATTTTGTAAgtaaattttattaaatgtaagttaagtatatatatatatatatatatatagacgtGGTTTTGTTAATAGTTCTAATAAATTCAGAAGAAAGTAAGATCATGctgaattaataatttttttacacACATAGGTGTGCTGCTTCAagtaatgaatataataatatataataatatataataatataattataaataatatataataatataataattttatttaacactttgactgccatgTCATCGATATATAGATGACGTAATTATTTGCTCAGAATTGAAAATTATTAGGATCCGCAAACCGGAAGAATATTGAAAATGTAATTGATGTCGTACaacttaatttttcaattttaatttaattaaataaaataccttaatttatgaaatttttcaGTTGATTGGCGTTGCAGCTAAAGTGTTGAGGAAATGAAGGTGATTATACTGAAATATTTCCGATAGTAAAGATTCTTCGTATCTCCATAAATAACAGATGTTCAAGTGCTAAATCTTCCTGGTCCACCCTATATATGAAACATGGTTCTCTTTCGTTTGAATGATTTGTTTATGAAATCATGGTTCTTGATTTTCGTGTAAAGTAAATTTGATCCCAATTCGGTAATAGGAATTCTGTCAACAATTTCTGGTTTCATTTGATCTGcaaaattacttgaaatgattGATATGACATCGTTACCTTCAATAAATAGCAAACAGTAGTTATTAATTAGTAATTGCATAACCTAATAGCAAATTAAACATGATCGTACGCGTTCTTGTCATTTCATATTTCGATAATTAATTCATCGACGTTTTGTGTAAACGTTTCCACATTAGCAATTATAACGTTGTAATTTACTCCGTACATATATGCAAATACTTACGTGTACCCGATTTTGCTACGCAGATAATCTCCGTCTGGCCACAATAAGCAACATACAATTCTAGTCCTTCCATTGGAATACCTGTAATTAAGGAACGATGTTCTTGATATTCGCTATTTACGGTAATCGAAattaatatacagtaatttttgTTATCCACAAAAGTGAGATAAAGATATTTAAAAGAAATATCTACGTGATTACAGTAAGTATACTAGCTAATAAAATTGCATAAATATGTAAGCAATATATAAACAATGTAACAGTTCACTTACTTAGATATCTTGTATTGTTGTGCATTAAAAATGTATATCAAATGTCAAAGTACAATTCAGAGATTTCGATGACTTTACCTCATCATTCTAGGATTAATGAAAAAAACGCACTTATGAAAAAAGTATCtttcatttaaaataaaaatgcaacATACAAAATTTTGCGTAATAAAACATTGACTCGGGGCCGTTGATAGACATGGGAAGGCGATGATTTTTCATAAAGCAACATATAAAAAGTATCCTACATTATTGTATATTGATATATTTAGATTGTGATATTTAGATTGATATATTTACTTgatatatttagaatattttataacaCACCCAATATCGTTCCATATATACAAATTTGGTATAATCATTTTCTAAAAGAAATTACGGTTTTCTCGAGGGAACTTGTTTAAGGCACGCAATTTTCAAAATGTTAAAATGACTATGGTGACGATTGATTgcatggcttagcatcaatacTCAAAAAGCCCAAGATAATTCGATACTGCTTTTCGACATAAAAACAATATAGCCTCCAGTATATCACAGCTGGTAAATTTCGCACAGCTGCGTCGCCGTGCACTAAGTAATGAGAAACACATGTGACGACCCCCACTTTTAAGACTGGCCACTTAAGTGTGCCACAAAATTCGAACAATTTCCACAACTAGAGTTTATGTATTGATTCCATTGGAGGCTCCTTTTCAGTTATGAATTCTGATTCCATTTCTGAAAGTAATTGCAACTGGTTCGCATTTCGGTATACAGTGAGTACcaataatattcggacaccttttaaaatgcaataacttttttaatactggatcaaatgacttgaattgtcTCTGGATGTTTGACTGAGGAGTGATTAAGtaaaaacatttttacaaaaattgtttaaatttaaaattaaatttgaaacGAAACATTTAAGTTTCTTTATAAGCTAAAGTAAAAACATTGGGAaacatcaatttttaattttcttttctctctcgttGTGTATTAACTCATTGCCTAGTAAATTAGCCAGTCAGGCATCTAaacaaatattaaaaatgttattgcattttaaaaggtgtctaAATATTAACGTCACTCACTATATATTTTCTAGTAAAATTCAAAACCGATGCATTTCTTACGGAGTAAAAGTGAAAAATCTTGTACGAAAAGCGTTCAACGGAGAATATGTAACCTTCAAAATTGACAGCAACGCTTTTCTGTCCACCATAAGTGAGAAAAGTGCCTTACCGTACTTTGAAAATCAAGTTTCTCGAAAATCACTAACAAATTTCGTTCTACCCTTGAATTTATTCATTACATAGAATCATCGCCCGTTTCAGCGTATTTTCAATATCTACATGTTTCTGAATAAACGGTTTGCAACTAATACAGTCTACAGAGTCAagcaaaaataaatgaaacaattaAACGTGAAGCTTTCTTGCAACTAATTTAAGAAATTTACACAAACTTTTAACAGGTTTCGGCAAAAATATGACTAGAAATAATGTATGACTGTGACTACCTCCTTAATGTGGTCGTCGAGTATAAGATACACGGCAGAGCCAGTGCCGAAGCGATTGTCcatattacaatcatagtaatCACTGTTATTTTTCGAGATATACGATGCTTCATAGGCCTCATGATGGCCATGTACCTGAAACGGGAAGTTATTGCTCACGAAACTAATGTTTTATATATATGCTGTTACACAAATTTCTAAAATTTCTGTTtcaaattttatcaaaatacTTCCGAAATTGTTTTAACGCGTTCGCGAATTGCTAACGCAATTCATTAAATGCATTGTGAGATATCCAAACAATTTAGTAATACAAAGTTGCAAGCTCCATGGATGTTATGTTATGTATTACTAATATTGCAATAACTTTACACAATATCTtcaattatagatattatatttgatagtCCATTAGGATCGTGACATATTAATATTTCCTATTGAATGCGTATGATTAAAGAGTATGTAAGTAATCATTTTTAATATTGCGCATGGAGGCAGTATCTTTTTACTTCAattacaatgataataataataattgtaacatattgacaataataataataataataataataataataacaaaaatttgtaataaaaatcgtttACATTAATCACAAGAGACAATATCCGcatataaatttatttgttgAAACCTCAGTTGTAATTTAtcgtttttttattatattagtttTGGTTCCGTATGTCAATACGAACAAATTATTATAGTAAAGATTGTATTACTGTTATAATTACATCATTTAATACAAATCCAATTATatcaaaatgcataaaattcacagtccAATTGTAACAATGTCCGTAGATTAATCGATATTCTTCGATTGTTGCGGATTGCTAACATTCTTGTTGCAGAATATTCTTCAATTAACCAGTTCACTTCGAAAGGTACGATtaaataaaagagaaaaaatTAATAAGTTACTTGAACTATTTAATTAAGTGAAAGGCACAATAATCAACAAGTCTTCTCTCGGACTGTAAACACATTGCTTGAAATATTGTAAGCATTTTAATCTGTTTTACGTTCTGTCCGATTCTGCGACAGCTTTTCCGTTCTTCTGATTACGTTAGAATGAGTAAAGCATTTCCGATGGAACAGGAATTATCAAATTCTTGAATTATTCCATCACGAAACAATACTCCACGAAATGAAACAATATCAATTGACAATAGAGATAGCTTTGGCAGTTTTAATTAAAACCCTCCTTTTCACGTCACCGTGCTAATTCCTTAAACTTTTTAATTATGAAAGAAATCTGCGTACTCTTGTGCATAATAGATTAAACTTTCGCTGAAGCTCATTACGATTTAACGCCGGAAAAACGCCCGCGTAGTGACGGTATTGAATGTATGTTAATTAATATAAAGTATGCAATTACTATACTTTGATGAATTAGCAATATTTCTGTAACTCATTTTAATTCatactaaatatattattaatgtattattattattaatattatttatataatttatattattatattactttattcatattatttatatcattcatatcattatatattatattattattttatattatttttattaaaagggTAAGACGAATGAAATCATTTTGCTAAACCATGTCCACTAAAATTATTTTGACCCAGTATTTTGGATTATATACTTTTGACTATTTTAGGTTAATAACTATCCAATAATATATGTTGgaaacatatacatatgtacatatgtatttaGAAATTCCTGCGTGCAAGAATTAAACACAGATATACTCCTTATACTTATAGTCTCAATAAATCAATTTTGCTATGAATACAGTTAAGTGCGCAATCTAATAACATTTGAATACAAAAGACATTCCAAGTACGGAAATAATCATGTTAAGTGTTCGTACACTATatttacagtgactcgcattaatattcggacaccatattgttagaagaattattgcttctttttattgtttaagatagcattattgaatcaattgttttctcatataataaagcacttcttaaagtaagtagaaacataaattttgtttatttattccacatggttttttgtataataagtgataaacaagattgtgacaaaatcctacgtcgcaaaaatattcagacagtgaatgaattacattaattttatatgaaatgaaaacctttttaatcatgttatcataatattaatattttgtcggttgacccttttgttttattacttcatgtaatcgcatgggcatgttacagatgattttatttaaataatccggcgaaatccgtttcGTTTCGAAATCCGTTAGGTATAAGAATTTTTCGatccaattgatcccataaattttcaattggataTAAATCAGGCGATTGTGGAGGAGGATTAGGCCTAATAGCAGATCGATGCGACTCTGAAAATCGTGTTCACAAATATGAAAATAACATTTGCCGCAGAAAATTAATGAGTAAAGTTTTATGTAAGTTTAGGCATCGATGCCTACAAAGTCTTGAAAAACTTTTACCGTGCAAGGTTCCTAGAAGTTAGGAAGAAGCTGACGACAAAACGCAGCAGCTGctgataaaaatttaattattgaaGATGCCAAGTTGCCAATTTGACTTTTATTAAATCATTACGGGAAGAAATTATGTCTAAcgttacattttttaaataattgatttatttaCTTCTCCGTTATACATAACAATttcttatacaattttaattaattgcatCTCTCTCTTGGGTTTAACTCGAGCTTAATAAATATCTCAACATGTAGCTTAAAAGCTTCACGACTTAGGAGGGAAATTAAGAATATTGTTAATCAATGTCTCCATTGTTATCGCCTGTACAAAAATATGTAATTTATCTTACAAATTAACATAATTGTGAATGTTTAAATtggaaatactatttaattttctttcggGTAATTTCTCAATAAAAAAAGTATAACAAGCAAATTATAAAATGAAGTAACCAATAACATAAGtgaaaattttattcagttgatttaaatatgaaaaaaaatttAAGTGTCAATACAAAACGCCAGATTAGTACAACTTTAACCGTTCACGTTTCTCTTATGATGTACCAATGCCACCAATTACGAACAGTaagtaattaatataaattaacaaaaaGAAAGGACAAAAGTGTTACACATTTTTGTGCTCGTAATAGTGTTTTAATAAGACGTATTAAActcttttattaaaaaataaacatacAAAACATACAAAATTTTAATACGTTTTAACAAACCAAAGGCAGAACAATTGGCCAGTCCACAGTAACCGGGCTTCACTACCATAAAACAATAAGCGATGGAATATTATATCGGAATATTTCGGACAAATATAAACATCATAATTTCGACGTCAAACAGCAAAATGTTATAAAAACTCTGTCAACATTTCCCAGTTTACCTTATCCTATTCAATATGAACAGATGCGTTTTATCCGCAATTCGGATGTGATATACATATAATCTATTCGTACGTTTCTCAAAACGGAATCATAATTTTCTATTATGCCACGTGCAGCGTGTTTGCCTTTTTTAGCTATTTACTGTCGGCTAACGCGCATCTCTTAACACACGTAGCCGACATTCATCACAAAAACGTCGAAAAGAGTTGGCAACTGCCTCAGAAACGAAACGCTAAATGGGTCGCAGTAATTAATGCGCACACCAATTCCGATTCTCTACTATTGCCATTAAGCGCATCTCGATCCTCGGAACAGTGCTGACATAAATCCTGAGCCCTGTGAGATCCATGAACCCTGGACAATCAGCACAATCCATTCTAGGCAGTCATGCCTTAATTAGTTCGAATAATTCTATGAGCTATTCGTCCTGCATAAATTATCATTTTCTATACTTGGGAAGGCATAAATCAATCGCGTAGATCAGTTACCACCAATTGTTAACCACGTAATGCGAACACATCGTAATAAAGTATCAGATGTCACGGTTCTTCCCGAACAGACCCCAATTGTCCGACTTTGATTTTAACGGGTCTTTGCAAGGTGATAGTATACAGGGTGactccaaaaatgtctcacaatccggaaatgaggggttcctgaagtcatttgaagtaactttttccttagcgaaaatgcaatctgcggcttcgtttacgagttattaagaaaaaacagtgaccaatgacaggcgagattagttggcgcgagacggccgagcgaataagcggaactgagcttcgtgcgcttggctgggccgcctcgtgtCAGTCGCGATCGCCTCTTAttcgtcactgtttttcatcaataactcgtaaataaagccacggattgcattttcactaaggaaaaagttacttcaaatgacgtcaggaacccttcatttccggattatgagacatttttggggcgcTCTGTATAAGTttctaataatatatgtaaaatattagGTGTAGATACTGggtaattttaaaaatatgaacaaTTAAAGTTACAAACCTTGAAGATGTGCCATGAATATAGATGGAAAGTGTCAAAGCTACGTTGGTGAAATGAGTAGAATGTGTGTGGCTGTTAAATCGTCGTAAATTAACTCTAatcctaccgagcactaaaattGAAAAACTTACCTTACCTCATTTTTATGCTTGGATTAAGAATCAATCATTTCTTGTGAAAGAATCTTTACAATTCCcacaattttaaattaaaaaatgtgaaaTCAGTCAGTTTTTACCAGCAAGTGAAGTTTAACGCCAATGGCCATCGTTCATGGAAGTCAAAAACATAAAGACAACTGTGACTTGGTTAAATTTCGCAGTCCAATGTTTGAgcttaaaaaagttaaaactgCATCTGTAGATTCCAAAGGGAAACAAACTAAACataaattatgaaattaatATTGATCGTTTTAAATTGATCACCGCTACTATACATTGAGAAAAATAGTTTAATATTTTGTACCTTTTGAATTAAGAGTAATCTTCGTGACATTTTTATTCCAGTATCGATTGCATAcatattttaatgtttatgtttttaatattttgtgaAATAATAAGTTTCGCGTAACAGGCTTTATGATATTGTAAACTTCTGACGTCATGAAAATTTATACTCCATCGCACGGTgacatttcaaataaatttataaCACGCGAGCCCGACATATGAGAAGAGAACGtgttttttttaaagaattaaCTTGTGTTGCTGTTTCTGTATCGGCCTTGCGCTTTCCTACTTCCATTTGCGGCACGGATTCGAGTTTATTGCGTGAACCATCTGTGACACGTACCGTGAGTAATTAATTACCAAATACGATTTGTTCTCTATTTCTTAATCAGTCTGTCAATATTAATTTGGCGGCTGACAGTGGGAGTAAATGAATCCCAAGACGGATCAATCGAGAACTTTACTAGGCCAATAGGATTTAAGAGAACTAGGTCATCGAATCAGTTAAAAGTGAACGTTTGATATGGAA
The window above is part of the Megalopta genalis isolate 19385.01 chromosome 2, iyMegGena1_principal, whole genome shotgun sequence genome. Proteins encoded here:
- the LOC117219481 gene encoding tachykinin-like peptides receptor 86C, which translates into the protein MNNQTLYGVYNCSAMMFGLNISFLFKFNSTELLMVLEDILDRSNVHDKEFLDCVSNHQERPFDLPWWQKLAWSLIFAVMLLVATGGNIIVMWIVLAHRRMRTVTNYFLVNLSVADLMMSLLNCAFNFTFLLNANWPFGVVYCTINNFVAHLTVASSVFTLVVISFDRYMAIMRPMKHRISRKITVITMIVIWTIASALALPCILYSTTTLRRYSNGRTRIVCCLLWPDGDYLRSKIGYTYDIVFLSLTYLIPMSLMAVCYALMGRKLWITESIGELTQYQKNSIKSKRKVVKMFITVVAIFAICWLPYQGFFIFIYHHRHLTKSSYVQHIYLGFYWLAMSNAMVNPIIYYWLNIRFRIYFQLIICKCCCPMIQRNLEDRHTQQLVECQRSEVIPCNSRRFKLSSIRWKNSMGDSQIQNLRTRSIVEKNRSSQDATTV